The Cryptococcus neoformans var. neoformans B-3501A chromosome 4, whole genome shotgun sequence genome has a window encoding:
- a CDS encoding hypothetical protein (Match to EST gb|CF188988.1|CF188988), with the protein MLAMTPPISSPEIIIIGAGVIGSALAYSLSHTGRKILLLERDLSEPDRIVGELLQPGGVAALAQLGMVDVLEGIDAAPVEGYCVVNGEEKVGVNYPQVDGNGHGKLIDEKVNGKNWHVATTSGLKEGRSFHHGRLISALRRKCIDQAPNVTVVEATVKDLLFCEHTNQVIGVSASFKSASGREPNVRKFYAPLTVIADGCFSKFRHHPALRTRVPDTRSHFVGLILQNCELPMKHYGTVCLTPNGPVLLYQIGNEKGEVRMLVDVKGKLPSVGDGSLKQHLIDNYLPYIPASLRSPLLDALSTQRLRSMPNSYLPPSIQGLRSNLQGAILVGDAYNMRHPLTGGGMTVAFNDAVLLTEYLKPGGKLRRKPWEDGLAPGREGLEDWDKIAERLREWFWERKQLSGVVNVLSMALYSLFGGSDKPDLAILREGCFKYFELGGECVAGPVGLLSALTPRPVQLFYHFFNVAFYSIYLLLIHGPPQRRTNGSVGAIAMLPLNLLLSFKVFYTACVVLLPFMLIEFRS; encoded by the exons ATGCTTGCGATGACCCCTCCAATATCATCCCCCGAAATAATCATAATAGGTGCAGGAGTTATCGGCTCGGCGCTCGCTTACTCCCTCTCTCACACCGGTCGCAagatcctcctcctcgagCGTGACCTCTCAGAACCAGATAGAATCGTCGGTGAACTCCTTCAACCCGGTGGCGTAGCTGCACTTGCTCAACTCGGGATGGTAGATGTGCTGGAAGGGATTGATGCTGCGCCTGTGGAAGGTTATTGTGTAGTGAATGGCGAGGAGAAAGTCGGTGTGAACTATCCTCAGGTAGATGGGAATGGTCACGGCAAGCTTATCGATGAGAAGGTCAACGGGAAGAATTGGCATGTAGCTACCACTTCCGGGCTCAAAGAAGGTCGTTCATTCCACCATGGACGACTGATATCTGCTCTCCGACGCAAGTGTATCGATCAGGCGCCCAATGTTACAGTCGTTGAAGCGACCGTCAAAGACTTGCTGTTCTGCGAACACACCAACCAAGTGATCGGAGTTTCCGCTTCTTTCAAATCCGCATCTGGAAGAGAACCCAACGTCCGCAAATTCTATGCCCCCCTTACTGTCATTGCCGATGGCTGCTTTTCTAAATTCCGTCACCATCCCGCGCTTCGAACCAGGGTACCTGATACCAGATCACATTTCGTTGGACTTATCCTCCAGAACTGCGAACTGCCAATGAAACACTATGGCACTGTCTGTCTCACACCGAATGGACCTGTCTTGCTTTATCAAATTGGGAATGAAAAGGGCGAGGTGAGGATGCTCGTGGATGTCAAGGGCAAGCTGCCTAGTGTTGGAGACGGTTCTCtcaag CAACACTTAATTGACAACTATCTCCCATACATTCCCGCCTCACTTCgatctcctctcctcgacGCTCTTTCCACTCAACGTCTCCGCTCCATGCCCAACTCCtacctccctccctccaTCCAGGGTCTCCGCTCCAATCTTCAAGGCGCCATCCTCGTTGGTGACGCCTACAACATGCGTCATCCCCTTACAGGTGGTGGTATGACAGTTGCTTTCAATGATGCTGTCCTCTTGACGGAATATTTGAAACCTGGCGGCAAGTTAAGGCGAAAACCTTGGGAAGACGGATTAGCCCCAGGTAGAGAGGGGTTGGAGGATTGGGACAAGATTGCGGAAAGGCTGAGGGAGTGGTTCTGGGAGAGAAAACAATTGAGCGGTGTCGTAAATGTGCTTTCTATGGCTCTTTACAGCTTGTTCGGTGGTTCGGACA AACCAGATCTTGCGATCCtaagagaaggatgtttCAAGTACTTTGAATTAGGGGGAGAGTGTGTGGCTGGCCCTGTCGGATTGCTTTCTGC TCTCACACCGCGCCCTGTCCAACTTTTCTACCACTTTTTCAACGTCGCCTTTTACTCCATTTACCTCCTACTCATCCACGGTCCTCCCCAGCGTAGAACAAACGGATCTGTAGGAGCCATTGCCATGTTACCATTGAATTTGCTTTTAAGTTTCAAGGTG TTCTACACGGCTTGTGTGGTTTTGCTGCCGTTCATGCTTATTGAATTTAGAAGCTAA
- a CDS encoding hypothetical protein (HMMPfam hit to Histidinol_dh, Histidinol dehydrogenase, score: 806.1, E(): 1.6e-239; HMMPfam hit to PRA-CH, Phosphoribosyl-AMP cyclohydrolase, score: 135.2, E(): 1.4e-37; HMMPfam hit to PRA-PH, Phosphoribosyl-ATP pyrophosphohydrolase, score: 126.7, E(): 5.5e-35) has product MSTPPFLPLVTSQDTTLLPSLALITPVLIPSDHLEQIRQSLPANASYYVQANDNDDLIALLDGGAEKLVVTPQQLGAGGAGIPKERLILQVSEEELSTSKRFAQQTGGILIISCVPHNAKSLALPGVDVFLQLPEVQPLRILNLIRSSRPSSYVIPSSYLSIESSTTAEKISIPEAFLAPIISDRPDGLFPTIVSSYSHSTTPLGLVYSSIESVKESILTQKGVYQSRKHGLWRKGETSGAVQQVTGIKLDCDNDALIFEVVQHGSGFCHLPQSTCFGNLSGIAKLSDTLTSRLASAPEGSYTKRLFTDEKLLRSKIMEEAEELCDAQTKEEVAFEAADLVYFALTRCVSKGVSWRDVEAALDKKALKVTRRKGDAKPKWEEKTREVVNENGEAKPTVPEPTKLPETESEDVPIKMRAVTLSTLSVLEQKDLLLRPVLNSLAMIDKVKPIVERVRQEGDAGLKAMTKQFDRADLSSNVLLPPFETPGEDVLPKDVREAIDVAYNNVKEFHQAQNEKEPLVVETMPGVTCSRFARPIARVGVYVPGGTAILPSTAIMLGVPAQVAGCKTIVLATPPRQDGSISPEVLYVAKLTGVTCILKAGGAQAVGAMAYGTDEVPKVDKIFGPGNQWVTAAKMLVQNDTDALVAIDMPAGPSEVLVIADYTANPVFVASDLLSQAEHGVDSQVILLAINLTPEHLAAIEAEIDRQARALPRVKIAREAIKKSVTVEVKDLEEAVKFSNEYAPEHLILHLEKAEEVVAEIENAGSVFVGPFSPESCGDYASGTNHTLPTNGFARQFSGVNTLSFQKHITSQIVSAEGLKKLGPYVIRLAEREGLEAHANAVRVRLAELNKQ; this is encoded by the exons ATGAGCACTCCccctttcctccccctTGTCACCTCGCAGGACACcactctccttccctctctcgcTCTTATCACCCCTGTCCTCATCCCCTCCGACCACCTCGAACAAATCCGCCAATCATTGCCTGCAAATGCGTCATACTACGTCCAAGCAAACGACAACGACGACTTAATCGCTCTCCTCGACGGTGGCGCCGAGAAGCTCGTCGTTACCCCCCAACAATTAGGGGCTGGTGGCGCGGGTATCCCCAAGGAAAGACTTATTCTCCAAGTCTCTGAGGAAGAACTTTCTACTTCCAAGCGTTTTGCCCAGCAGACTGGTGgtatcctcatcatctcttgtGTCCCTCACAATGCCAAATCGCTCGCGCTCCCTGGCGTGGACGTCTTTCTCCAACTTCCTGAAGTGCAACCTCTTCGGATCTTAAACCTCATCAGATCctctcgcccttcttcctacgtcattccttcttcatacCTTTCCATTGAGTCCTCCACTACCGCCGAGAAAATCTCCATTCCCGAAGCCTTCCTTGCCCCTATCATTTCTGACCGCCCCGATGGTCTTTTCCCCACTATCGTGTCCTCTTACAGCCACTCTACCACCCCTCTTGGTTTGGTCTACTCTTCCATTGAAAGCGTCAAGGAGTCGATCCTTACACAGAAGGGCGTTTACCAATCTAGAAAGCACGGTTTATGGAGGAAGGGCGAGACTAGCGGTGCGGTGCAACAGGTCACCGGCATCAAGCTCGACTGTGATAATGATGCTTTGATCTTTGAGGTTGTCCAGCACGGTTCTGGTTTCTGCCACCTCCCTCAATCAACATGTTTTGGTAACCTTTCCGGTATCGCCAAGCTCTCCGACACCCTCACGTCCCGTCTTGCTTCTGCTCCCGAAGGCTCCTACACCAAGCGACTTTTCACAGATGAAAAGCTTTTGAGAAGCAAGATCATGGAGGAAGCCGAGGAGCTCTGTGACGCCCAAACTAAAGAAGAGGTTGCGTTTGAGGCGGCTGATTTGGTCTACTTTGCCTTGACAAGATGTGTCAGCAAAGGCGTGAGCTGGAGAGACGTTGAGGCAGCTTTAGACAAGAAGGCGTTGAAGgtgacaagaaggaagggtgaTGCCAAACCCAAgtgggaggaaaagacCAGAGAGGTTGTAAATGAAAACGGAGAAGCCAAACCTACCGTCCCCGAACCAACCAAGCTTCCCGAGACCGAGTCTGAAGATGTCCCTATCAAGATGCGAGCCGTTACCCTCTCTACTCTCTCCGTCCTTGAGCAAAAAGACCTTCTCCTCCGACCCGTTCTCAACTCACTGGCCATGATTGACAAGGTCAAACCCATTGTCGAGCGCGTCCGACAGGAAGGCGACGCCGGTTTGAAAGCCATGACCAAGCAATTCGACCGTGCCGATCTTTCATCCAAcgttcttctccctcccttcGAGACCCCAGGAGAAGATGTACTGCCCAAGGATGTGAGAGAAGCGATTGATGTAGCGTACAACAATGTCAAAGAATTCCACCAAGCTCAAAACGAAAAGGAGCCGCTTGTGGTGGAGACTATGCCTGGCGTCACTTGTTCTCGATTCGCTCGACCCATCGCCCGAGTTGGTGTCTACGTACCCGGTGGTACTGCCATCCTCCCTTCTACGGCTATTATGCTCGGCGTCCCTGCCCAAGTTGCCGGCTGTAAAACCATTGTCCTCGCTACCCCTCCCCGACAAGACGGATCCATCTCCCCTGAAGTTTTGTACGTCGCCAAGCTTACGGGTGTTACTTGTATCTTGAAGGCTGGTGGTGCTCAGGCTGTAGGCGCCATGGCCTATGGAACGGATGAGGTTCCCAAGGTGGATAAGATCTTTGGTCCTGGTAACCAGTGGGTTACTGCGGCCAAGATGTTGGTGCAGAATGATACGGATGCATTGGTAGCTATCGACATGCCTGCTGGTCCATCCGAAGTCCTT GTCATCGCCGACTACACTGCCAACCCCGTCTTCGTTGCTTCCGACCTCCTCTCTCAAGCCGAACACGGCGTCGACTCCCAAgtcatcctcctcgccatTAATCTCACCCCTGAGCACCTCGCTGCTATCGAAGCCGAAATTGATCGACAAGCCCGGGCGCTCCCCCGCGTCAAGATTGCGAGGGAGGCGATCAAGAAGAGTGTCACCGTTGAGgtcaaggatttggaagaggcTGTCAAGTTTAGCAATGAATATGCTCCTGAGCACTTGATTTTGCACCTTGAGAAGGCGGAAGAGGTTGTGGCTGAGATTGAGAATGCGGGTAGCGTGTTTGTTGGTCCTTTCTCTCCAGAATC ATGCGGTGATTATGCCTCTGGTACCAACCACACCCTCCCGACGAACGGTTTTGCTCGTCAATTCTCTGGTGTCAAcactctttctttccaaaaACACATTACTTCCCAGATCGTCAGTGCGGAAGggctgaagaagttggGTCCGTATGTTATCAGGTTGGCTGAGAGGGAAGGGTTGGAGGCGCATGCGAATGCTGTGAGGGTTAGGTTGGCAGAGTTGAACAAACAATAA
- a CDS encoding hypothetical protein (HMMPfam hit to Aa_trans, Transmembrane amino acid transporter protein, score: 386.1, E(): 4.3e-113) yields MPPKQPPKKSSTPSMSGAEPNINSNGNTVKPRSISISRNSPSTNSGGTPPVPNIPSRASMSSTGPPRSFAGSFRPASSVVGMENSKSRRQSISKEKIISKDSSDSLIGNKTIPQTQTTSSALTAALESPQPQGLSHQGSGSLSRPPISRDDSGTSALRNGAASTSAPKDGDKAGESSFSNLADVPDEEKARVLRRHLVSADERGASSPTPGGQSPAGSGINMGGTPTRAEFDDILGESGVSGYGSIDAHPKDDSDQFPIPYDAPGGDVTHDLYKWQHDHRTRPVRSASFSHVPVDRSTILDPHLAHIKEPGGFRRNFVVNRAQEQGLEAPDMVRNVVDFLFLYGHFAGEDLNEDEDVLEEDEESYPEDASSSSAYARRPFPAGGEEAGQIARGERAPLLGSTKRSLSRHRRTKSGHNQGTASVTQAVLMLLKGFVGTGILFMGKAFFNGGILFSSIVMLAIAGISLWSFLLLVQAYMKVPGSFGDIGGELYGNNMRLIILTSITVSQIGFVAAYSIFIAENLQAFIMAVSNCRTFIPVKYLIFAQLIVFMPLSMIRNLAKLSGTALIADAFILIGIIYIGGNEISVLSKNGVADVALFNKQSFPLLIGTAVFAFEGIGLVIPITESMREPQKFPRVLSGVMFCVAILFAGSGVMSYAAYGSDIQTVVIVNLPQDDKFVQAVQFLYSVAILLSSPLQLFPAVRIMENGLFSKSGKHNPSVKWQKNVFRSCTVIFCSLLSWAGSNELDKFVALIGSFACIPLCFIYPPMLHLKACARTPKARIMDWTLIVFGTIVGAFTTVQTLRSLFIPSAEGPKFGGCE; encoded by the exons ATGCCTCCCAAACAACCGCCAAAAAAGTCATCCACGCCATCCATGAGTGGTGCTGAACCCAACATTAACAGCAATGGCAATACCGTCAAGCCCCGCTCGATTTCCATCTCCCGTAACTCTCCGAGTACGAACTCCGGTGGTACACCCCCTGTGCCGAATATCCCTTCTCGAGCTTCCATGTCTTCAACTGGGCCCCCTAGGTCATTTGCGGGATCATTCAGACCTGCGTCTTCGGTGGTTGGGATGGAGAATTCTAAATCAAGGAGACAGAGTATATCAAAGGAAAAAATTATCTCAAAGGACTCGAGTGATAGTTTGATCGGGAATAAGACTATCCCCCAAACACAAACCACGAGCTCAGCATTGACAGCTGCCCTCGAGtcccctcaacctcaaggCTTATCTCACCAAGGCTCAGGCTCCTTATCACGCCCACCAATTTCTCGCGATGACTCTGGTACTTCCGCTCTTCGCAATGGCGCCGCTAGTACTTCTGCTCCCAAAGATGGTGATAAGGCGGGCGAgtcatccttctccaatctTGCAGATGTGCcagatgaggaaaaggcgCGTGTTTTAAGAAGACACCTCGTAAGCGCCGATGAGCGAGGCGCCTCTTCGCCCACCCCTGGCGGACAGTCGCCAGCTGGATCTGGAATCAATATGGGAGGTACACCGACAAGGGCCGAGTTTGACGACATTCTTGGGGAGAGCGGAGTTAGTGGATATGGAAGTATTGATGCCCACCCTAAGGATGATTCTGATCAGTTCCCTATCCCTTATGACGCGCCCGGTGGAGATGTTAC ACATGATCTTTACAAATGGCAACACGACCACCGCACACGCCCCGTCCGCTCCGCCTCTTTTTCACACGTCCCAGTCGACCGTTCGACCATCCTTGATCCACACTTGGCGCATATCAAAGAGCCTGGAGGTTTCCGACGGAACTTTGTGGTGAACCGTGCGCAAGAGCAGGGGTTGGAGGCGCCTGACATGGTCAGGAATGTAGTGGACTTCTTGTTTCTATATGGCCACTTT GCGGGTGAAGATTTGaacgaagacgaagacgtgctggaagaagacgaagaatcCTATCCCGAGGAcgcctcgtcttcttctgcttaTGCTCGCCGACCATTCCCTGctggcggagaagaagccggACAAATCGCTCGTGGAGAGAGGGCACCATTGCTGGGTTCAACCAAACGATCGTTGAGTAGGCATCGTAGGACAAAGTCTGGGCATAATCAGGGAACGGCGAGTGTCACTCAGGCTGTGCTCATG CTTTTAAAAGGTTTTGTCGGTACCGGTATTCTGTTCATGGGCAAAGCCTTTTTCAATGGTGGTATCCTTTTCTCGTCCATCGTCATGCTTGCTATTGCCGGTATCTCCCTCTGGTCATTTTTGCTTCTCGTTCAGGCGTACATGAAGGTCCCTGGATCATTTGGTGATATCGGCGGAGAGTTGTACGGAAATAACATGAGACTGATCATTTTGACTTCAATTACTGTATCCCAAATCGGTTTTGTTGCTG CCTACTCCATTTTCATTGCTGAGAACCTTCAGGCATTCATAATGGCGGTTAGCAACTGTCGAACCTTTATCCCTGTCAAATACCTCATCTTTGCCCAACTTATCGTCTTTATGCCACTTTCTATGATCAGAAACTTGGCCAAGCTTTCGGGTACTGCATTGATCGCGGATGCATTTATCCTTATTGGTA TCATTTACATTGGCGGTAATGAGATCTCGGTTCTGTCCAAGAATGGGGTTGCGGACGTTGCGCTTTTTAACAAGCAGAGCTTCCCTTTATTGATTGGTACCGCTGTGTTTGCATTCGAGGGTATTGGCCT TGTCATTCCTATCACTGAATCCATGCGTGAACCTCAAAAATTCCCTCGTGTCTTATCAGGTGTCATGTTCTGCGTCGCCATCCTCTTTGCTGGTTCTGGTGTCATGTCCTACGCTGCATACGGGAGTGACATCCAGACTGTCGTCATTGTCAACTTGCCTCAAGATGACAAGTTTGTTCAGGCCGTTCAATTTTTGT ATTCTGTTgccatcctcctctcttcccccctccaactcttcccaGCCGTGCGTATCATGGAGAACGGTCTCTTTTCCAAATCAGGCAAGCACAACCCCTCGGTCAAGTGGCAAAAGAATGTGTTCAGGTCCTGTACAGTTATCTTCTGTTCTTTGCTGTCTTGGGCCGGGTCTAATGAATTGGACAAGTTTGTGGCGTTGATTGGCAGTTTCGCTTG TATCCCCTTGTGTTTCATTTATCCACCCATGCTCCATTTGAAAGCTTGCGCTCGCACTCCTAAAGCACGGATTATGGATTGGACGCTCATCGTCTTTGGTACCATTGTGGGTGCCTTCACGACGGTGCAGACTTTAAGGAGTTTGTTCATTCCCAGTGCGGAAGGACCAAAATTCGGCGGGTGTGAATAA
- a CDS encoding hypothetical protein (HMMPfam hit to SKN1, Beta-glucan synthesis-associated protein (SKN1), score: 153.2, E(): 5.4e-43) codes for MLEHNDRYTSSTMIQGERKHISASPIAARRSTLATLTKYECYTPRPGPSRTDSGISFTSTSTDSKLKDLEHGNPTGLKIMMVDAEDDGEDDDWMHSPDPQKDKYDRGTMFTFRGLVNIGCLIILLICFLTLFLGYPVITYYTEKSLSANGAFNLGGINSTGQIPYIENFAMAIDKDTPESAYTRTGFDGEPYNLVFSDEFEKEGRTFFPGDDPFWTGVDLHYWPTGDLEWYDPSAITTRDGKLVITMTQEPIHDLNFKSGMLQSWNQICFQYSVYIEVSVSLPGDHKVPGFWPGVWMMGNLGRPGYGATTDGTWPYSYDSCDYGTLANQTNPEGTGPEGALTSGANDGPISYLPGQRMSACTCKGEDHAGPDVSYGRGVPEIDVLEAVVDMTVKRGAVSQSAQMAPFDEGYHYDNSSKGGIIYDTKNTEYNDYLGSVYQEAVSSLTYIDSANYVGTSGGFGVYGFEYFSNPEDRDSGHITWVANGEKSWTMYPAAVGAVESMGIGQRLISEEPMAMIINFGMSESFQSVDFNHLITPMEMLVDYIRVYQRSEGKVGCDPKDRPTAAYIENHLNAYSNPNLTTWEDAGYTIPKNSLIDTC; via the exons ATGCTAGAGCATAATGACAGATATACATCAAGCACGATGATacagggagaaagaaaacat ATCTCTGCTTCACCAATTGCTGCACGTCGATCTACTCTTGCGACTCTGACAAAATATGAGTGCTATACCCCTCGTCCGGGACCTAGTCGGACAGACAGTGGCATCAGCTTTACCAGTACAAGTACGGATAGTAAGTTGAAGGACCTGGAGCATGGTAACCCTACGGGATTGAAAATTATGATGGTCGACGCAGAGGACGATGGAGAGGACGACGATTGGATGCACAGTCCTGATCCCCAAAAGGACAAG TATGACCGCGGAACGATGTTTACATTCCGAGGACTAGTGAACATCGGGTGCCTTATCATACTTCTCATTTGCTTCTTGACTCTTTTCCTCGGATATCCGGTCATTACATACTACACGGAGAAAAGTCTGAGTGCCAACGGCGCGTTCAACCTCGGAGGCATCAACTCTACTGGACAAATTCCATATATCGAGAACTTTGCTATGGCGATAGACAAGGATACTCCTGAAAGCGCATATACAAGAACGGGATTCGATGGGGAGCCGTACAATTTGGTATTTTCGGATGAattcgagaaggaaggcAGAACATTCTTCCCAGGCGACGATCCGTTCTGGACGGGTGT TGATCTTCACTATTGGCCCACAGGTGATCTAGAGTGGTATGACCCATCAGCTATAACAACCAGAGACGGAAAGCTTGTCATCACTATGACCCAAGAACCCATCCACGATCTCAACTTTAAGTCTGGGATGCTTCAATCATGGAACCAAATCTGTTTCCAGTATTCTGTCTACATTGAAGTTTCCGTTTCTCTTCCTGGTGACCATAAAGTCCCTGGTTTTTGGCCAGGCGTATGGATGATGGGTAACTTAGGGAGGCCAGGGTATGGAGCGACGACAGACGGAACATGGCCGTATTCATACGATTCGTGTGATTATGGGACGTTGGCCAATCAGACGAATCCAGAGGGGACAGGACCGGAAGGCGCATTGACTTCGGGGGCAAACGATGGTCCTATCTCATA TCTACCTGGTCAGCGAATGTCTGCCTGTACCTGCAAGGGCGAAGATCACGCAGGACCGGACGTTTCGTATGGGCGGGGCGTCCCGGAAATCGATGTACTGGAAGCTGTGGTTGACATGACAGTTAAGCGCGGCGCTGTCAGTCAGAGTGCCCAAATGGCTCCT TTTGATGAAGGGTACCACTATGACAACTCATCCAAAGGCGGTATTATATACGACACAAAAAATACAGAGTACAACGACTATCTGGGTTCAGTATATCAAGAAGCGGTTTCGTCTTTGACTTATATCGATAGCGCGAACTACGTGGGGACTAGCGGTGGCTTTGGCGTTTACG GTTTTGAGTACTTTTCGAACCCCGAGGACAGGGATTCTGGGCACATCACATGGGTTGCAAACGGCGAAAAGTCATGGACAATGTACCCCGCCGCTGTTGGTGCTGTTGAATCAATGGGCATTGGACAACGTCTGATTTCAGAAGAGCCGATGGCCATG ATCATCAATTTCGGCATGTCGGAAAGCTTCCAATCTGTAGACTTTAACCACCTTATAACGCCCATGGAAATGCTGGTCGACTATATAAGAGTGTACCAACGGTCAGAAGGAAAAGTTGGATGTGATCCGAAAGATAGGCCGACGGCCGCGTACATCGAGAATCATTTAAATGCGTATAGCAATCCCAACCTTACTACATGGGAAGATGCAGGGTATACCATACCG AAAAATTCCTTGATAGATACATGTTGA